One region of Salvelinus namaycush isolate Seneca chromosome 3, SaNama_1.0, whole genome shotgun sequence genomic DNA includes:
- the cdipt gene encoding CDP-diacylglycerol--inositol 3-phosphatidyltransferase has product MAEENIFLFVPNLIGYARIVLALLAFYLMPCCPVPAVFFYLLSALLDAFDGHAARALNQGTKFGAMLDMLTDRCATMCLLVNLALLYPSYTFLFQISMSLDIASHWLHLHSSMMKGSTSHKAIDLSGNPILRLYYTSRPVLFVMCMGNELFFCLLYVSYYIEEPHVWLQWLLGVCAVVCVLKSAISVLHLITASRNMAAIDVSDRERERSKAE; this is encoded by the exons ATGGCCGAGGAAAACATCTTCCTTTTCGTTCCGAATTTGATCG GCTATGCCCGCATCGTGCTGGCTCTGCTTGCCTTCTACCTGATGCCATGCTGTCCCGTACCAGCTGTGTTCTTCTACCTGCTCAGTGCCCTCCTGGATGCCTTTGATGGGCACGCCGCCCGCGCCCTCAACCAAG GCACTAAGTTTGGTGCGATGCTGGACATGTTGACAGACCGCTGTGCCACCATGTGTCTCCTGGTCAACCTAGCTCTGCTTTACCCCTCCTACACCTTCCTCTTCCAGATCAGCATGAGCCTGGACATCGCCAGCCACTGGCTGCACCTGCACAG CTCAATGATGAAGGGATCCACCAGCCACAAGGCCATTGATCTATCTGGAAACCCCATTCTTCGCCTCTACTACACTTCCCGG CCGGTGCTGTTTGTCATGTGTATGGGGAACGAGCTCTTCTTCTGCCTGCTCTACGTCTCCTACTACATTGAGGAACCCCATG TGTGGCTGCAGTGGCTGCTTGGTGTCTGTGCCGTGGTGTGTGTGCTGAAGTCTGCCATCAGCGTTCTGCACCTGATCACCGCCTCCAGGAACATGGCTGCCATCGACGTGTCCGACCGCGAGAGGGAGAGGAGCAAGGccgagtga